The Aedes aegypti strain LVP_AGWG chromosome 3, AaegL5.0 Primary Assembly, whole genome shotgun sequence genome contains a region encoding:
- the LOC5579841 gene encoding proton-coupled amino acid transporter-like protein CG1139 → MPITVESLEKKDAEEYDPFAHRQIKKPNTTIGSFIHLVKGSLGTGIMAMPLAFKNGGLLFGTIGSIVICIIYAHCVHLLVGTSQKLCRKTQTPVLDYAGTAHKAFETGPQGIKPMAKYVSIFIDWMLVIDSILSICLYIVFIAESMQGVIYNQQGLDWDTRMYILILMIPIVIIMQVRELKQLVPFTAVANMLIIASVGVSLYFIFSEPISLADRNLWPQWTTFPSFVSTVLFAIAGIKTVLPIENKMKHPGDFLRPLGVMQSGLGILTVLYGVTGFFGYAQYGEITKGSVTLNLPSDSGWAETTRLLSAIGILVSLGFTLYIPMEIIWPRLEAKISLRWHNVGQITIRTGLAISMVGFALVAPKVESFIGLLGSFGTAVLSVLLPVTVDTLYRWPTDFGWCRWRLVKNSVLILFGLFVLTVGTYFGILDIVAIYK, encoded by the exons ATGCCAATCACGGTAGAAAGTTTAGAAAA aaaagaTGCAGAGGAATACGATCCTTTTGCGCACAGGCAAATTAAGAAGCCGAACAC AACCATCGGAAGCTTCATTCATCTGGTGAAAGGGTCTTTGGGAACGGGCATCATGGCCATGCCATTGGCGTTCAAAAACGGGGGACTGCTATTTGGTACGATAGGATCTATAGTGATCTGCATCATTTATGCTCATTGTGTGCATTTGCTG GTTGGTACATCGCAAAAACTATGCAGGAAAACTCAAACACCGGTCCTAGATTACGCAGGGACAGCTCACAAAGCATTTGAAACTGGACCGCAGGGGATAAAACCGATGGCCAAATATGTATC CATCTTTATAGACTGGATGTTGGTGATAGATAGTATACTATCTATTTGTCTGTACATTGTCTTCATAGCAGAATCGATGCAAGGCGTAATCTACAACCAACAAGGTTTAGATTGGGATACTCGAATGTACATCTTAATACTAATGATTCCCATCGTTATCATCATGCAAGTCCGGGAGCTGAAGCAACTTGTCCCATTCACGGCAGTAGCCAATATGCTCATCATCGCATCGGTGGGAGTTTCGTTATACTTTATCTTCAGCGAACCGATATCACTTGCCGACAGAAATCTTTGGCCGCAATGGACGACCTTTCCCTCATTCGTTAG TACGGTCCTCTTTGCAATTGCTGGAATTAAAACGGTTCTTCCGATCGAAAACAAGATGAAGCATCCAGGAGATTTCCTTCGACCCCTCGGAGTCATGCAGAGTGGTCTCGGGATCCTGACGGTACTTTACGGAGTAACTGGGTTCTTTGGATATGCCCAATACGGAGAAATCACCAAGGGGTCGGTTACCCTCAATCTACCAAGCGACAGCGG CTGGGCAGAAACGACACGGCTGCTATCCGCCATCGGTATCCTAGTTTCTCTAGGGTTCACCCTATACATTCCGATGGAGATCATCTGGCCTCGACTGGAAGCGAAGATCTCCCTTAGGTGGCACAATGTGGGACAGATAACTATTCGAACAGGATTGGCAATTTCGATGGTTGGATTCGCTCTTGTTGCACCTAAAGTGGAATCGTTTATCGGACTTCTAGGATCGTTTGGAACAGCAGTGTTGTCAGTATTGCTGCCGGTTACCGTTGATACGCTGTACCGATGGCCAACGGATTTCGGTTGGTGCCGGTGGAGGTTGGTGAAAAACTCGGTGTTGATATTGTTTGGGCTTTTTGTGCTTACCGTGGGGACGTACTTTGGGATATTAGATATTGTTGCAATATATAAATGA